From a region of the Microbacterium sp. nov. GSS16 genome:
- a CDS encoding metallophosphoesterase encodes MSEYPWFDFDQVDYVTSDTHFSHARISELAGRPFGTVEEMDAELIARWNATIGPDDVVLHLGDLALGPIEQSLALTARLNGRRFLVPGNHDRVSPATQSKRAIERFRPLYEATGWTILPEVIEGTRRGYRLLASHYPYAGDSQDADRHTAHRPRWDDGMPLLHGHTHARDHGPNGHQFHVGVDAHDYAPIPFTVIDEWIRTIPGIQTRLETAISEARQVIAGYDNEERPGMGAIFYEQGYNEFRIVLGELLDALDTSTGGAEPA; translated from the coding sequence ATGAGTGAGTATCCCTGGTTCGACTTCGATCAGGTCGACTACGTCACCTCCGACACGCACTTCAGTCATGCCCGGATCAGCGAGCTCGCCGGCCGCCCGTTCGGCACGGTCGAGGAGATGGATGCGGAGCTGATCGCCCGGTGGAACGCCACGATCGGCCCCGATGATGTGGTGCTGCATCTCGGGGATCTCGCGCTCGGCCCGATCGAGCAGTCCCTCGCTCTGACGGCACGGCTGAACGGGCGCCGGTTCCTGGTGCCGGGCAACCACGACCGGGTCTCGCCTGCGACGCAGTCGAAGCGGGCGATCGAACGGTTCCGGCCGCTGTACGAGGCGACGGGGTGGACGATCCTTCCCGAGGTGATCGAGGGCACCCGCCGCGGGTACAGGCTGCTGGCGTCCCACTACCCCTACGCCGGGGACTCGCAAGACGCAGACCGGCACACGGCACACCGGCCCCGTTGGGACGACGGGATGCCGCTGCTGCACGGGCACACCCACGCCCGCGACCACGGCCCGAACGGGCACCAGTTCCACGTCGGCGTCGACGCGCACGACTACGCCCCGATCCCGTTCACCGTCATCGACGAGTGGATCCGCACCATCCCCGGCATCCAGACCCGCCTCGAGACCGCGATCAGTGAAGCCCGCCAGGTGATCGCCGGCTACGACAACGAGGAGCGTCCGGGCATGGGCGCGATCTTCTACGAGCAGGGATACAACGAGTTCCGCATCGTTCTCGGCGAACTCCTCGACGCCCTCGACACCTCAACGGGCGGCGCAGAACCGGCCTGA
- a CDS encoding TniB family NTP-binding protein — MNTKQGWTGFVDEILDQPVPMRREELEALSPGDRALNREARKQFMIRGSVVHTAQFKAIETEILRRLMLNRYKSHGKLGVIVSGEPNIGKTTTITQIARRFERRRRDIGAVGSNAIPVIYVSVPPSCTPKLMLGEFAHFLGLPERARYNTGELMNTIATLIGTCGTELIVVDEIHNLNQRYRQMAEASDTLKQLSEKCPGTFVYAGVDVEASGLLDGTRGRQISSRFQIMNLQKFPRTGKAKQAWANLLVAVEGSLGLLEQQPGAILRHERELHDATGGIIGDLTSTLHMLAIDAIDSGAERLDLDAVFGTKQAPAAAASA, encoded by the coding sequence ATGAACACCAAGCAGGGATGGACCGGATTCGTCGACGAGATCCTCGACCAGCCGGTGCCGATGCGCCGGGAGGAGCTGGAGGCGCTGTCACCGGGAGATAGGGCGCTGAACCGGGAGGCGCGTAAGCAGTTCATGATTCGCGGGAGCGTGGTGCACACGGCGCAGTTCAAGGCGATCGAGACGGAGATCCTGCGTCGGCTGATGTTGAATCGGTACAAGTCGCACGGCAAGCTCGGCGTGATCGTGTCGGGAGAGCCGAACATCGGCAAGACGACCACGATCACGCAGATCGCCCGCCGGTTCGAACGCCGCCGCCGGGACATCGGCGCGGTCGGAAGCAACGCCATCCCGGTGATCTACGTGTCCGTGCCGCCGTCGTGCACGCCGAAGCTGATGCTCGGGGAGTTCGCCCACTTCCTGGGACTGCCCGAGCGTGCCCGGTACAACACGGGCGAACTGATGAACACGATCGCCACGCTGATCGGGACGTGCGGTACGGAGCTGATCGTCGTGGACGAGATCCACAACCTGAATCAGAGGTACCGGCAGATGGCGGAAGCATCCGACACGCTCAAGCAGCTGTCCGAGAAGTGCCCCGGGACCTTCGTCTACGCCGGCGTCGACGTGGAGGCCAGCGGCCTGCTGGATGGAACCCGCGGCCGGCAGATCAGCAGCCGCTTCCAGATCATGAACCTGCAGAAGTTCCCTCGCACCGGGAAGGCGAAACAGGCCTGGGCGAACCTGCTGGTCGCCGTCGAGGGATCCCTCGGACTGCTCGAGCAGCAGCCCGGCGCGATCCTCCGGCACGAGCGTGAGCTGCACGACGCGACCGGCGGGATCATCGGGGATCTGACGAGCACGCTGCACATGCTCGCCATCGACGCGATCGACTCCGGCGCCGAGCGCCTCGACCTGGACGCGGTGTTCGGCACCAAGCAGGCCCCTGCAGCTGCGGCATCGGCATGA
- a CDS encoding Mu transposase C-terminal domain-containing protein, whose translation MRAGIGTRLTWGDQDFVVIAVDYRVAVLRSLAEDCLREVVIEELLRMPDVVWHELRPPATAPADVQLLEGLPEEERQIIEAWAEQFEIVKARVETGEDAGSLLEDVRVEMSRFVGEVSIATVRRKFQQYRREGLLGLIDKRRYNGRKPVPDPRIAAALSELGAAGKLRSSGTRRRTVDQVKWMLEEDYGERLDLPSDRTLYRRIAEHPTAGRLSGSARAREVAANKPDRAFGLHGSMRPGEHVQIDSTAIDVPSRLLDGRLNRAELTIIHDVATRSILAAVVRAVATNSADLAGVLARVLVPYEHRPPGAREQRRRMSATWAGQFMIDQERLDRHRLAQPHIFPENITTDNGKIFRSRAFSRGCARLGISLTFAARQTPTDKPHVERTFETIVTRFVQYLEGFTGGSVERRGREEPTDDTLALAQLQELLEDWVAIEWQNRPHAGLIDPLLPGRTLTPNEMFRAYRRVAPEIHVPFELDDFIGLLPAKTCTLQDYGINHDRRVYKSNRLTELRAAGAGGEGATRPCVIRHDPHNPLFVWVEHDGEFVPFRAAPDRLDDPMGGDVWREAWAGDADGDREAREDAEYLSDRMKRAQWVRPGAKRNRAVRAAEVDLDPLHLTSVTKSVAREEPVEEPDDDEVIWERGGGFSLLSDDDGVWDRLT comes from the coding sequence ATGCGTGCCGGGATCGGGACGCGGTTGACCTGGGGAGACCAGGACTTCGTGGTGATCGCGGTCGACTATCGAGTCGCCGTGCTGCGTTCACTGGCTGAGGACTGCCTCCGCGAGGTGGTGATCGAGGAGTTGCTGCGGATGCCGGATGTGGTCTGGCATGAGCTGCGCCCGCCGGCGACGGCGCCGGCCGACGTTCAGCTCCTGGAGGGCCTCCCAGAGGAAGAGCGGCAGATCATCGAGGCCTGGGCCGAGCAGTTCGAGATCGTGAAGGCGCGTGTCGAGACGGGAGAGGATGCTGGGTCGCTGCTGGAAGATGTTCGTGTCGAGATGTCTCGGTTCGTCGGGGAGGTCTCGATTGCGACCGTGCGTCGCAAGTTCCAGCAGTACCGGCGGGAGGGTCTGCTCGGTCTGATCGACAAGCGTCGATACAACGGTCGTAAGCCGGTGCCTGACCCGCGGATCGCGGCTGCGTTGAGCGAGCTCGGCGCGGCGGGCAAGCTGCGATCGTCGGGCACCCGTCGCCGCACGGTCGATCAGGTGAAGTGGATGCTGGAGGAGGACTACGGCGAGCGGTTGGATCTGCCGAGCGATCGGACACTATACCGGCGGATCGCGGAGCATCCGACCGCGGGCAGGCTGAGCGGTTCGGCGCGGGCGAGGGAGGTCGCGGCGAACAAGCCTGATCGGGCGTTCGGTCTTCATGGGTCGATGCGGCCTGGGGAGCATGTTCAGATCGATTCCACGGCGATCGATGTGCCGTCGCGGCTGCTGGACGGCCGGCTGAACCGGGCGGAGCTGACGATCATCCACGATGTCGCAACCCGCTCGATCCTCGCCGCTGTCGTGCGTGCGGTCGCGACGAACAGCGCGGATCTCGCCGGTGTTCTGGCGCGGGTGCTGGTCCCGTACGAGCACCGTCCGCCTGGTGCGCGAGAGCAGCGGCGCAGGATGTCGGCGACCTGGGCGGGGCAGTTCATGATCGATCAGGAGCGTCTGGACCGGCATCGGCTGGCGCAGCCGCACATCTTCCCGGAGAACATCACCACGGACAACGGCAAGATCTTCCGATCTCGGGCATTCAGCCGCGGGTGCGCCCGTCTGGGGATCTCCCTCACATTCGCGGCGCGACAGACGCCGACGGATAAACCGCACGTCGAGCGCACGTTCGAGACGATCGTGACCCGCTTCGTGCAGTACCTCGAGGGGTTCACGGGCGGGAGCGTCGAGCGGCGCGGGCGGGAGGAGCCCACCGACGACACGCTGGCACTGGCCCAGCTGCAGGAGCTGCTGGAGGACTGGGTCGCTATCGAGTGGCAGAACCGTCCGCATGCCGGACTCATCGACCCGCTGCTCCCCGGCCGGACATTGACGCCGAACGAGATGTTCCGCGCATACCGCCGCGTCGCCCCGGAGATCCACGTCCCCTTCGAGCTGGACGACTTCATCGGCCTGCTGCCGGCGAAGACGTGCACGCTGCAGGATTACGGCATCAACCACGACCGCCGGGTCTACAAGTCGAACCGCCTCACCGAGCTACGCGCCGCCGGCGCCGGGGGAGAAGGCGCGACCCGCCCGTGTGTGATCCGTCACGACCCGCACAATCCGCTGTTCGTCTGGGTCGAGCACGACGGGGAGTTCGTCCCGTTCCGCGCCGCCCCAGACAGGCTCGACGACCCGATGGGCGGCGACGTGTGGCGCGAGGCATGGGCAGGCGACGCGGATGGAGATCGGGAAGCACGCGAGGACGCCGAGTACCTGTCCGATCGGATGAAACGTGCCCAGTGGGTACGCCCCGGCGCGAAGCGCAACCGCGCCGTGCGCGCCGCCGAGGTCGACCTCGACCCGCTGCATCTGACGAGCGTCACGAAGTCGGTGGCTCGCGAGGAGCCGGTGGAGGAACCGGACGATGATGAGGTGATCTGGGAGCGCGGCGGCGGCTTCTCGCTCCTCTCTGACGACGACGGCGTCTGGGACCGGCTGACATGA
- a CDS encoding TnsA-like heteromeric transposase endonuclease subunit — protein MKLTQQLVGGSGAVVHAQIEFVRDGDPSRRDASDVVDVAFESVARVRTPASWKHKRNYEGLYWAATIESHVWFESLYERAAVMRLDRGRDVVGIAAQPMWIHWASGGKHAPDYFVRYRDGRGVLIDVKPDSNIRDDDVTTFALTADLCDRLGWGYTVVSDISVEEHRNLRFLSGYRYRRWASEPVRSRLGEHAGERNSLAEWAELLEDACDQPLGAVYSAMWWGDLDFDVRTPLSLSTRARAV, from the coding sequence ATGAAGCTGACCCAACAGCTTGTCGGCGGTTCGGGCGCGGTCGTACACGCGCAGATCGAGTTCGTCCGCGACGGCGATCCGAGTCGTCGCGATGCATCCGATGTCGTGGATGTCGCGTTCGAGTCCGTGGCTCGTGTGCGCACGCCGGCATCGTGGAAGCACAAGCGGAACTACGAGGGCCTCTACTGGGCGGCCACGATCGAGAGCCATGTCTGGTTCGAGTCGTTGTACGAGCGTGCGGCGGTGATGAGACTCGATCGGGGTCGAGATGTCGTCGGCATCGCGGCACAGCCGATGTGGATCCACTGGGCGTCGGGAGGCAAGCACGCGCCGGACTACTTCGTGCGCTACCGCGACGGGCGTGGCGTGCTCATCGATGTGAAGCCCGACAGCAATATCCGCGATGACGATGTGACGACGTTCGCGCTCACGGCGGACCTGTGCGACCGACTGGGCTGGGGATACACGGTGGTCAGTGACATTTCCGTGGAGGAGCACCGGAACCTTCGCTTCCTGTCGGGTTACCGATACCGACGGTGGGCATCCGAGCCGGTGAGGAGTCGACTCGGTGAGCACGCGGGAGAGAGGAACTCGCTGGCGGAGTGGGCGGAGCTGCTCGAGGATGCCTGCGATCAGCCGCTCGGTGCGGTGTACTCCGCGATGTGGTGGGGAGATCTGGACTTCGACGTTCGGACTCCGCTGTCGTTGAGCACCAGGGCGAGGGCGGTGTAG
- a CDS encoding MarR family winged helix-turn-helix transcriptional regulator translates to MTDRELALQAWESLFRAQHQLLAEMAVDFEGSDLAQGEYDVLLTVVRAPGMTSRLRDITAKSLISQPSVSRLIDRMVARGLITKAIDPDDGRGALITATDAGAKAFRQLATVHGRTIAEKMSPLDDAELATLLQLTKKLRGV, encoded by the coding sequence ATGACCGACCGCGAGCTCGCCCTGCAGGCGTGGGAGAGTCTGTTCCGCGCGCAGCACCAGCTGCTGGCGGAGATGGCCGTCGACTTCGAGGGATCGGACCTGGCCCAGGGCGAGTACGACGTGCTGCTCACCGTCGTTCGTGCTCCCGGAATGACCTCGCGACTGCGCGACATCACCGCCAAGTCGCTCATCAGCCAGCCGAGCGTCTCGCGGCTCATCGACCGCATGGTGGCGCGCGGGCTCATCACGAAGGCGATCGATCCCGACGACGGGCGCGGTGCACTGATCACCGCGACGGACGCCGGGGCCAAGGCGTTCCGTCAACTGGCGACGGTGCACGGGCGCACCATCGCCGAGAAGATGTCGCCCCTCGACGACGCCGAACTCGCGACGCTACTGCAGCTGACGAAGAAGCTGCGCGGGGTGTG